A portion of the Thermosediminibacter oceani DSM 16646 genome contains these proteins:
- a CDS encoding prenyltransferase/squalene oxidase repeat-containing protein, translated as MKRILSLFFVFLIIFFTVSCDNLTRITWEENTKKKIYASQNNDGGFKEHFLIQDRDLSSTYYFLEICDMINIPLNKDFKEKTIQWILSIKTKAGYFGSESQYSRQIQNTFFAILSLKRLGFEFDENLKQEIKNLFVRLKKPDNLYYEHSAEKEPFLNYFVLESVKAIENEEKFLDVKTQFKKLCLTSTSMNTLTKLFFLRYFDEPVKIDENIRQQLTSEMEQGKSSFIEKLWFLSFFEDDRLNSVIKTTLLKYKNLDGGFSAVVEDSSTDRETYYAVSALRRLNYKITGPEKNELVNFIFAHMNPAGGFNKPFISPSTPQATYKCLYILTELGYEVKNANIVEQYLNRTLKALLGSPDYHPLVMLNTLKALQILDKDRNLKSTLKDSNQHLYEDFLQNTYKNLEEKLNRDNFEQELYDVSNYVEILIMLGEEIPETLKQKIYINAEKVIGDSLKANSIVSIVPLYYSVKLIDNINIISSYNEQVDSFAKKLINQELNKAEKGDLLITYYAMMIQKYNHVLEEPLFCSYDYLNLFKSDEGGVRQNFESPPSLSLTEKYMQMYSFIKNYSVRTSSRAIEASYNGKKGLSVSGYKLRRLKDFDLILLKLYNNEHGHWNEYYITDGKNKILAKAKVSQTPEYNDILVFEIPKGKVNERLYFYFSGKGRTEIPRFW; from the coding sequence ATGAAGAGGATATTATCTTTGTTTTTTGTTTTTTTGATAATCTTTTTTACGGTATCATGTGATAATTTAACGAGAATTACATGGGAGGAAAATACAAAGAAAAAGATATATGCCTCGCAAAATAATGACGGAGGATTCAAGGAGCATTTTTTAATCCAAGACCGGGATTTATCTTCTACTTATTATTTTTTAGAGATATGTGATATGATTAATATTCCCCTTAATAAAGATTTTAAAGAAAAAACCATCCAGTGGATATTGTCAATAAAAACCAAGGCCGGATATTTTGGCAGTGAAAGCCAGTATAGCAGACAAATACAAAATACCTTCTTTGCAATTTTAAGCCTGAAGAGGCTCGGTTTTGAATTTGATGAAAATCTAAAACAGGAAATAAAAAATCTCTTTGTCCGGCTAAAAAAGCCTGATAATCTCTATTATGAGCATAGTGCCGAAAAAGAACCTTTTTTAAATTATTTTGTCTTGGAGAGCGTTAAAGCCATAGAAAACGAAGAAAAGTTCTTAGATGTCAAAACTCAATTTAAAAAATTATGTTTGACATCAACTAGTATGAATACCCTGACAAAACTGTTTTTTCTACGTTACTTTGACGAACCTGTAAAAATAGACGAAAACATACGCCAACAGCTTACCAGTGAGATGGAGCAAGGTAAATCCTCTTTTATTGAAAAACTGTGGTTTTTGAGTTTTTTTGAAGACGATAGATTAAATTCTGTTATTAAAACAACTCTTTTAAAGTATAAAAATTTAGACGGCGGGTTTTCTGCTGTAGTTGAAGATTCATCTACAGACCGGGAAACATATTATGCCGTAAGTGCTTTGCGCAGATTAAATTACAAAATAACCGGGCCCGAAAAAAATGAGCTTGTAAATTTTATATTCGCACACATGAATCCTGCAGGCGGCTTCAACAAGCCGTTTATAAGCCCTTCGACTCCCCAAGCCACTTATAAATGCCTTTATATATTAACAGAATTAGGATATGAAGTTAAAAATGCAAACATCGTAGAGCAATACCTGAACCGCACTTTGAAAGCATTACTTGGGAGTCCAGACTATCATCCTCTGGTGATGTTGAATACTTTAAAAGCTCTACAAATATTAGACAAAGATAGAAATTTAAAATCGACTTTAAAAGATTCAAATCAGCATTTGTATGAAGATTTTCTCCAGAACACCTACAAAAATCTTGAGGAAAAACTTAACCGGGACAATTTTGAACAGGAGTTATATGACGTATCAAATTATGTCGAAATCCTTATAATGCTGGGCGAAGAAATTCCGGAGACCTTAAAACAGAAAATATATATCAACGCCGAAAAGGTCATTGGGGATAGTTTAAAAGCAAATTCTATAGTCTCCATAGTTCCCCTGTATTACTCGGTAAAACTGATCGACAACATTAATATCATCAGCTCTTACAATGAACAAGTAGATTCGTTTGCAAAGAAACTAATAAACCAGGAATTGAATAAAGCGGAAAAAGGAGACCTTTTAATAACGTATTATGCTATGATGATACAAAAGTATAACCATGTTCTGGAGGAACCCTTGTTTTGTTCCTATGATTATCTGAATCTCTTTAAATCTGATGAGGGAGGAGTAAGACAGAACTTTGAGAGTCCCCCTTCTCTTTCATTGACGGAAAAGTACATGCAAATGTATTCATTCATAAAAAACTACAGTGTAAGGACTTCAAGCAGAGCAATTGAGGCAAGCTACAACGGTAAGAAAGGCCTTTCGGTAAGCGGATATAAATTAAGGCGTCTTAAGGATTTTGATCTTATTCTGCTTAAACTATACAACAATGAGCACGGCCATTGGAATGAATATTATATTACAGACGGAAAAAATAAAATACTGGCAAAAGCTAAAGTTTCGCAAACCCCTGAATATAATGATATACTTGTCTTTGAAATTCCAAAAGGAAAAGTAAACGAAAGACTTTATTTCTATTTTTCGGGAAAAGGACGTACTGAAATCCCGCGTTTTTGGTGA
- a CDS encoding PTS sugar transporter subunit IIC yields MEFFLKWVEEKLMPPMAKLAEQRHLRAVRDGIVATLPLIIVGSFFLIVASPPIPALAEKIQPYASQILIPFRLSVGLMALYAAHGIGYSLAKSYNLDPVAGGLLALASFIMITLPQNVEKIGFVLPMGGLGGAGLFAAIIMAFFAVEVLRFLTVRKITIKMPEGVPESVARSFEALIPAAAIMVIIYIVRVMLNINIQELIMNLFKPLVTAGDSLIGVLVPVILITLLWSAGIHGVSVVGSIARPIWMALLDENTQAAAAGAKILPHIAPEPFFQWFIWIGGSGATLSLVLLMLTSKSRYLKNLGKASLLPGVCNINEPVIFGAPIMLNPILAIPFIIGPVITAVISYIAMVFNLVGRPYVLAPWTLPAPIGAYLATGGDWRAVVLVLVNIALTTIIYYPFFKVYERKMMEEETES; encoded by the coding sequence GTGGAATTCTTTTTAAAGTGGGTTGAGGAAAAACTGATGCCTCCCATGGCGAAACTAGCAGAACAGAGGCATTTGCGGGCCGTCAGGGACGGTATAGTGGCCACTCTGCCCCTTATAATCGTGGGCAGCTTCTTCCTAATAGTCGCTTCTCCCCCGATACCGGCACTGGCTGAAAAAATTCAGCCCTACGCTTCCCAGATATTAATACCTTTCAGGCTCAGCGTGGGACTGATGGCACTCTACGCAGCCCACGGCATAGGGTACAGCCTTGCCAAGTCCTATAACCTGGACCCCGTAGCAGGTGGTCTCCTGGCGCTGGCGTCTTTTATAATGATTACCCTGCCTCAGAACGTGGAAAAAATAGGTTTCGTCCTGCCCATGGGCGGACTGGGTGGTGCGGGCCTTTTTGCAGCCATCATCATGGCGTTTTTTGCCGTAGAGGTTTTGAGGTTCCTGACCGTCAGAAAAATAACCATAAAAATGCCCGAGGGCGTTCCCGAGTCGGTAGCCAGGTCCTTTGAGGCATTAATACCCGCGGCCGCAATCATGGTTATCATATATATTGTGAGGGTTATGCTTAACATTAATATTCAGGAACTGATAATGAATCTCTTCAAACCGCTGGTAACCGCCGGAGATTCGTTAATCGGCGTGCTCGTTCCGGTCATCCTGATCACCCTACTGTGGTCGGCAGGCATCCACGGAGTTTCTGTGGTGGGCAGCATTGCGAGGCCCATTTGGATGGCGCTTCTGGATGAAAACACGCAGGCGGCGGCAGCCGGAGCTAAAATCCTGCCCCACATAGCTCCGGAGCCTTTCTTCCAGTGGTTCATCTGGATAGGAGGATCGGGTGCAACGCTGAGCCTTGTACTATTAATGCTTACTTCGAAGTCGAGGTACCTCAAAAATCTCGGGAAGGCGTCGCTCCTCCCCGGCGTATGCAACATCAACGAGCCCGTAATCTTCGGCGCTCCGATAATGCTGAATCCAATACTTGCAATTCCGTTTATTATAGGACCTGTAATTACAGCAGTAATATCCTACATAGCTATGGTTTTTAACCTGGTAGGCAGGCCCTACGTGCTGGCGCCCTGGACCCTGCCCGCTCCTATAGGTGCTTACCTCGCCACCGGAGGAGACTGGAGGGCGGTGGTGCTGGTGCTGGTCAATATTGCTTTAACAACTATAATTTACTATCCGTTCTTTAAGGTATACGAGAGAAAGATGATGGAAGAAGAGACCGAAAGCTGA
- the cooS gene encoding anaerobic carbon-monoxide dehydrogenase catalytic subunit, which yields MEMCTSADKKLIDFMRSKFEVETSFNRVSSQAVKCGFGMQGVCCRLCTNGPCRITPQSPKGVCGATADTIVARNFLRSVAAGAACYLHILENTAKNLRALGQGKNGLTIKGPETLRELAEMFEIEETDPAQQAVKIAERVLEDLYLPREQQMTLVEKLAYRSRFQRWKELNILPGGAKSEVFDAIVKTSTNLSSDPVDMLLHALKLGIATGLYGLTLTNYLNDIMLGEPQITTAKVGFSVVDPDYINIMVTGHQHSLIGVLQDKIVTPEADALASKNGAKGFKIVGCTCVGQDMQQRGAHYRKAFAGHVGNNFTSEALLATGGIDLVVSDFNCTVPGIETICEQFQVAQICLDDVAKKSNADFIRFDSSEAADIAEKIMHAALESYTRRRGKVQVDIPDHGCDDAVTGLSKKSLKSFLGGNFKPLIDLIASGKIRGVAAVVGCSNLTAKGHDVFTVELTKELIKRDIIVLSAGCTSGGLENVGLTSPGAAELAGDNLKEVCRTLGIPPVLNFGPCLAIGRLETVAAELAQALDIDIPELPLVLSAPQWLEEQALADASFGLALGLPIHVAIPPFVTGSQLVSKVLTEDVEQLTGGKVIVEGEIVPAAEKLADIIEQKRKALLS from the coding sequence ATGGAAATGTGTACTTCTGCGGATAAAAAATTAATCGATTTTATGCGTTCAAAATTTGAAGTAGAGACATCCTTTAACCGCGTTTCAAGTCAAGCCGTGAAGTGCGGCTTTGGCATGCAAGGGGTTTGCTGCCGGCTGTGCACCAACGGACCCTGCCGGATCACCCCCCAGTCTCCTAAAGGGGTCTGCGGGGCCACCGCCGACACCATCGTCGCCCGGAATTTTTTACGGTCAGTGGCTGCCGGAGCGGCCTGCTACCTGCACATATTGGAAAACACCGCAAAAAATTTGCGCGCTCTTGGCCAGGGGAAAAACGGGTTAACCATTAAAGGACCGGAAACACTGCGTGAACTAGCCGAGATGTTTGAAATAGAGGAAACCGATCCGGCGCAGCAAGCCGTCAAAATAGCGGAGCGGGTGCTGGAAGATCTTTACCTGCCCCGGGAACAGCAAATGACCCTGGTGGAAAAACTGGCCTACCGGTCAAGATTCCAGCGTTGGAAGGAACTGAACATACTGCCCGGCGGTGCTAAGTCCGAAGTCTTCGACGCCATCGTCAAAACCAGCACCAACCTATCCAGCGACCCGGTGGATATGCTGCTGCACGCTTTAAAACTGGGTATTGCTACGGGTTTATACGGCTTGACTTTAACTAATTATTTAAATGACATTATGTTGGGTGAACCCCAAATTACTACCGCTAAAGTAGGTTTTTCCGTGGTGGACCCGGATTATATCAATATTATGGTTACCGGCCACCAGCATTCCCTCATCGGAGTACTGCAGGATAAAATAGTTACCCCCGAAGCAGACGCGCTGGCGAGCAAGAATGGGGCCAAAGGCTTCAAGATAGTGGGCTGCACCTGCGTAGGCCAGGATATGCAGCAGCGCGGAGCGCACTACCGGAAAGCTTTTGCAGGTCATGTCGGCAACAACTTCACCAGCGAGGCTCTGCTGGCCACCGGCGGTATCGATCTGGTAGTATCCGACTTCAATTGCACCGTGCCGGGCATTGAGACTATTTGCGAGCAATTTCAAGTAGCGCAAATCTGCCTGGATGACGTGGCTAAAAAATCTAACGCAGACTTTATACGGTTCGATAGCAGCGAGGCTGCAGACATAGCGGAAAAAATTATGCACGCGGCTCTGGAAAGCTATACCCGGCGCCGGGGCAAAGTACAGGTGGATATACCCGACCACGGCTGCGACGACGCAGTAACCGGTCTTAGTAAAAAATCATTGAAAAGTTTTCTGGGCGGGAATTTTAAACCTTTAATCGACTTAATAGCCAGCGGTAAAATCAGGGGAGTTGCCGCTGTGGTGGGCTGTTCCAATCTTACAGCCAAGGGACATGATGTTTTTACCGTAGAGTTAACCAAAGAGCTTATCAAGCGGGATATCATCGTTCTGTCCGCCGGCTGCACCAGCGGTGGTCTGGAAAACGTCGGTTTGACCTCTCCGGGAGCGGCGGAACTGGCCGGCGACAATTTAAAAGAGGTTTGCCGTACGCTGGGTATACCGCCGGTACTGAACTTTGGACCGTGTTTGGCTATAGGGCGACTGGAAACAGTAGCCGCTGAATTGGCCCAGGCCCTCGATATCGACATCCCAGAGCTGCCACTGGTATTGTCTGCCCCGCAGTGGCTGGAAGAACAAGCTCTGGCTGACGCCTCCTTCGGGCTGGCCCTGGGGTTACCGATTCACGTTGCTATCCCGCCCTTTGTTACCGGCAGCCAGTTGGTAAGCAAGGTTTTAACTGAGGATGTGGAACAGCTAACCGGCGGGAAGGTCATTGTGGAGGGTGAAATCGTACCGGCGGCAGAAAAACTGGCCGATATCATTGAGCAGAAAAGAAAAGCCCTGTTATCGTAA
- a CDS encoding MurR/RpiR family transcriptional regulator yields the protein MPGSLEKIAAILNGLKPSEKKIAQYILENPQEISDLPIAELAKRCGTSEASVVRFCRTLGYKGYQDLKIKISADLAIKTKKIQGLVSVDDDVDAIITKVSRNNMLAVENTMDILDRNEVRKAAEVLLRAKKIDFYGVGASGIVAQDAMHKFMRINKACTAYTDTHMQLTSAANLSPEDVAVGISYSGQTVDTVDALKLAKNAGATTICITKFGHSPITKVSDIKLFVTSSEALFRSGAMASRMAQLNVIDILFTIVACRKYDDIINYLENTSEAVASRKY from the coding sequence ATGCCCGGAAGTCTAGAAAAAATCGCAGCGATACTAAACGGCCTAAAACCGTCGGAAAAAAAGATAGCGCAGTATATTCTGGAAAACCCCCAGGAGATCTCGGACCTGCCTATCGCAGAGCTGGCAAAGAGGTGCGGTACCAGCGAGGCGAGTGTTGTCAGGTTCTGCAGGACTTTAGGCTATAAAGGCTACCAGGACTTGAAGATAAAGATTTCGGCGGATTTAGCTATAAAAACTAAAAAGATCCAGGGTTTGGTCAGCGTGGACGACGATGTGGACGCCATAATAACAAAGGTATCGCGCAACAACATGCTGGCTGTAGAAAATACGATGGACATCCTGGACCGGAATGAAGTCCGAAAGGCGGCGGAGGTACTCTTACGGGCAAAGAAGATTGATTTTTACGGCGTAGGGGCCTCGGGCATAGTAGCCCAGGACGCAATGCACAAATTCATGAGGATAAACAAGGCCTGCACCGCGTATACCGATACCCACATGCAGCTTACTTCGGCGGCCAACCTCTCGCCGGAGGATGTGGCGGTGGGGATATCGTACTCCGGACAGACCGTGGATACCGTCGATGCCCTAAAGCTTGCCAAAAATGCCGGGGCCACCACCATCTGCATAACCAAGTTCGGCCATTCACCGATTACAAAGGTTTCCGACATAAAACTTTTCGTCACTTCCTCGGAGGCGCTTTTCCGGAGTGGTGCCATGGCTTCCCGCATGGCGCAGCTTAACGTCATCGACATCCTTTTTACCATCGTAGCCTGCAGGAAGTACGACGATATAATCAATTACCTGGAAAATACCAGTGAAGCGGTTGCTTCAAGAAAATATTAA
- a CDS encoding pyridoxamine 5'-phosphate oxidase family protein, translating into MRRKDREMNREFGLKVIDKSIYGVLSMVDEGEPYGIPLSIVRDGNTLYFHSAKDGRKVKILEKNPKVSVVFVGETKIPEIYSNEELDEIAKDESKANALISKVFTTEFESAVVVGKVKLVEDEDEKIKALKLICEKYTPTKMAYFPIAIKAGLNRTNVDSIEIEEITAKRKKFDANGEELKWGRTE; encoded by the coding sequence ATGAGAAGAAAAGATAGAGAAATGAACAGGGAATTTGGACTAAAAGTCATAGATAAATCCATATATGGAGTTCTTTCAATGGTGGATGAGGGTGAACCTTATGGTATTCCTCTTTCTATTGTAAGAGATGGGAATACATTATATTTTCATTCAGCCAAGGATGGAAGGAAGGTTAAAATACTGGAGAAAAACCCTAAAGTTAGTGTAGTTTTCGTTGGAGAAACAAAAATTCCAGAAATCTATTCCAATGAAGAATTGGATGAAATCGCAAAGGATGAATCAAAAGCAAATGCACTTATTAGTAAAGTTTTTACCACTGAGTTTGAATCTGCTGTTGTAGTAGGAAAAGTAAAATTAGTAGAGGATGAAGATGAAAAGATTAAGGCACTGAAATTAATATGCGAAAAATATACCCCGACAAAAATGGCTTATTTTCCTATAGCAATTAAAGCAGGATTAAATAGGACTAATGTAGACTCTATAGAAATTGAAGAAATAACAGCCAAAAGAAAGAAATTTGATGCAAATGGAGAAGAACTAAAGTGGGGAAGAACAGAATAA
- a CDS encoding PTS lactose/cellobiose transporter subunit IIA, giving the protein MVDENSIFEMIAYGGNARAKAYEAAARARKGDFELAEKLLKEADEEMLKAHHVQTRLIHEEVQGKKHEVSVLLVHAQDHLMTAMAERSLIENMIDLFRRVRELEVEVSALKGCLGNEKIDS; this is encoded by the coding sequence ATGGTAGACGAAAACTCGATATTTGAGATGATAGCTTACGGCGGAAATGCACGGGCTAAAGCCTATGAAGCTGCTGCCCGGGCTCGAAAAGGCGATTTTGAACTGGCGGAGAAATTGCTAAAGGAAGCCGACGAAGAGATGTTAAAGGCGCACCACGTCCAGACGAGGCTGATCCACGAGGAAGTTCAGGGAAAAAAACACGAGGTTTCGGTGCTCCTGGTGCACGCCCAGGATCACCTCATGACGGCGATGGCGGAAAGAAGCCTCATCGAAAATATGATAGATCTTTTCCGCCGGGTGCGGGAACTGGAAGTTGAGGTAAGCGCGCTCAAGGGGTGTCTTGGTAATGAAAAAATTGATAGTTAA
- a CDS encoding IS1182 family transposase — protein MLTKKNREIIKQVELVSIDSLVPQDHLLRAVEESIDFSFIYEEVKDLYSENTGRPSIDPVVLIKLLMLQALYGIRSMRQTIREVEVNVAYRWFLGYGLQEKIPHFSTFGKNYERRFKESDLFEKIFERVLMEAIECGFVKTDAVFIDATHIKASANKNKYIEKVAKQRTQKYKEELLKEINAEREANGKKPFEEEDDDDDNNKGENSSKKVRVSTTDPESGMFQKGEKERCFAYTASVACDRNNFVLGVKIAPGNVHDSQVFSDLFQEVNDKFSKIEAVVVDAGYKTPGICREIIEAGALPVMPYKRSMTKDGYFKKREYVYDEYYDCYICPNNQILEYSTTNRAGYREYRSNPQICCKCPMRLQCTKSKNYTKIITRHIWEHYIEIAEDIRHTQWGKELYKMRGQTIERVFADAKEKHGMRYTNLRGLRKVGHYLTLLFACMNLKKLALWKKRRGTFPPTVPALHSFFLKIFFAFNKKPLLGYAS, from the coding sequence ATGTTAACGAAGAAAAATAGAGAAATAATAAAGCAAGTAGAATTAGTAAGCATCGATAGCCTGGTGCCTCAAGACCATCTCCTTAGAGCTGTAGAAGAAAGCATCGACTTTAGTTTCATATATGAAGAAGTAAAAGACCTATATAGCGAAAATACAGGAAGACCTAGTATTGACCCGGTAGTGTTAATTAAGCTACTCATGCTCCAAGCATTGTATGGAATCCGCTCCATGCGCCAAACCATCAGAGAAGTAGAAGTCAATGTAGCTTACCGTTGGTTTTTAGGCTATGGATTACAAGAAAAAATACCTCACTTTTCAACTTTTGGAAAAAACTATGAACGGCGGTTTAAGGAAAGTGATCTATTTGAAAAGATATTCGAGCGGGTGTTGATGGAAGCAATAGAATGCGGGTTTGTTAAAACAGATGCAGTATTTATCGATGCTACTCACATAAAAGCCAGTGCCAATAAGAATAAATATATCGAGAAAGTCGCTAAGCAACGGACTCAAAAATATAAGGAAGAACTTTTAAAAGAAATCAACGCCGAACGGGAAGCAAACGGTAAAAAGCCCTTTGAAGAAGAAGATGATGATGACGATAACAACAAAGGAGAAAATAGCTCTAAAAAAGTCAGGGTAAGCACCACAGATCCTGAAAGTGGGATGTTTCAAAAAGGGGAAAAAGAGCGCTGCTTTGCCTACACAGCTTCTGTAGCCTGTGACCGGAACAACTTTGTCCTTGGTGTCAAAATAGCACCTGGAAATGTTCATGACAGCCAGGTATTCTCCGATTTATTTCAAGAAGTAAACGATAAATTTTCTAAAATAGAGGCGGTAGTGGTTGATGCAGGCTACAAAACCCCCGGGATATGCAGAGAAATCATTGAGGCAGGAGCGCTTCCCGTTATGCCCTACAAGAGGTCGATGACCAAAGATGGCTACTTTAAAAAACGCGAATACGTCTATGACGAATATTATGATTGTTACATATGCCCCAACAACCAAATATTAGAATACAGCACCACCAACCGGGCGGGATACCGGGAATATAGGAGCAACCCCCAAATATGCTGTAAATGTCCCATGCGCCTACAGTGCACCAAAAGTAAAAATTACACAAAAATCATAACTCGGCATATATGGGAGCATTACATAGAAATAGCGGAAGATATAAGACACACCCAATGGGGTAAAGAACTATACAAAATGCGCGGCCAGACCATCGAGCGGGTATTTGCCGATGCGAAGGAAAAGCATGGCATGCGCTATACAAATCTACGAGGCTTGAGGAAAGTTGGACATTACCTCACGCTTCTTTTCGCATGCATGAATTTAAAAAAGCTGGCTTTATGGAAGAAAAGACGGGGAACGTTTCCGCCAACAGTCCCCGCTTTACATTCGTTTTTCTTAAAAATTTTCTTCGCCTTCAACAAAAAGCCGCTTTTAGGTTATGCATCCTAA
- a CDS encoding RrF2 family transcriptional regulator gives MKLNQATDYAFRAVLHLSKLPPGEVVEARVIAEQEHIPMRFMLKILRLLTQAGIVKSYRGVGGGYALAKMPRDITMRDVVEAVEGPVYINRCLIAPEECNKRSTAKCSIHKALFSIQQTINDKLEEYNFEILSKN, from the coding sequence GTGAAGCTCAATCAAGCAACGGATTATGCATTTCGGGCAGTATTGCATTTATCTAAGCTCCCCCCGGGGGAAGTGGTGGAAGCTAGGGTTATAGCAGAACAAGAGCACATCCCCATGCGTTTTATGTTAAAAATACTCCGCTTGCTGACCCAGGCCGGCATTGTAAAATCTTACCGTGGAGTAGGCGGCGGTTACGCATTGGCCAAAATGCCCCGGGATATAACCATGCGGGATGTAGTGGAAGCAGTAGAGGGCCCGGTTTACATCAACAGGTGTCTGATTGCCCCCGAGGAGTGCAATAAAAGAAGCACTGCCAAATGTTCCATTCATAAAGCGCTTTTTTCCATCCAGCAAACCATCAATGATAAGCTGGAGGAATATAATTTTGAGATATTAAGTAAAAATTAA
- a CDS encoding PTS sugar transporter subunit IIB, whose amino-acid sequence MKILLVCSGGMSTSIVLKAVEKKAAELKEDVYVEAASTTQFEERVKDFDVVLIAPQVRHRKQFFEEIASKHGIPTGLIEPQAYGPFGGEKILRQAKKLLEEV is encoded by the coding sequence TTGAAAATACTTCTCGTATGTTCAGGAGGCATGAGCACAAGCATTGTCTTAAAGGCCGTCGAAAAGAAAGCGGCAGAGCTAAAAGAAGACGTTTACGTTGAAGCGGCATCCACCACCCAATTTGAAGAAAGGGTAAAGGATTTTGACGTAGTATTGATAGCTCCACAGGTAAGACACAGGAAGCAGTTCTTCGAAGAAATAGCTTCAAAGCATGGGATTCCCACAGGACTTATCGAGCCTCAAGCTTACGGTCCCTTTGGCGGGGAAAAAATTCTCCGCCAGGCAAAAAAACTTCTCGAGGAGGTATGA
- the chbG gene encoding chitin disaccharide deacetylase — translation MKKLIVNADDFGLTPGINRAVKQGVIEGIITDTTLMVNMPAAREAMDIAMECFPDRVGIHLNLTCGRPVLDPAEVPSLVDKSGRFYRRRAALMERATLRDIEKELRAQVDKFLRSGLKPSHLDCHHHLHLHPMVAEIVAELALELNVPVRAVDSQTRAFFKSRGVITPDQFSVDFYGEGASYQNLVSILDSYSYGVMEIMTHPGYCDQELLEISTYTHFREKELEILTNPFLRGVLEEKDIVLVSFNDLKTEKGSL, via the coding sequence ATGAAAAAATTGATAGTTAATGCAGACGATTTCGGATTGACGCCGGGAATAAATCGGGCTGTTAAACAGGGCGTTATCGAAGGGATAATAACCGATACAACCCTCATGGTGAATATGCCCGCTGCCCGGGAAGCGATGGATATAGCCATGGAATGCTTCCCCGACCGGGTGGGGATTCACCTGAACCTGACCTGCGGCAGGCCGGTGCTGGACCCGGCGGAGGTCCCGAGCCTGGTGGATAAATCGGGCCGTTTTTACCGGAGAAGAGCTGCTCTGATGGAAAGGGCAACCCTTCGAGACATCGAGAAAGAATTGCGAGCCCAGGTGGATAAATTTTTGAGATCCGGGCTAAAGCCGAGCCACCTGGACTGTCATCATCACCTGCACCTTCACCCGATGGTAGCAGAAATCGTGGCTGAATTAGCTCTGGAACTTAATGTACCGGTACGGGCCGTTGATTCTCAAACTAGAGCGTTTTTTAAAAGCCGCGGTGTTATAACGCCCGATCAATTTTCCGTGGATTTTTACGGGGAGGGAGCATCTTATCAAAATCTGGTTTCCATTTTAGACTCCTACAGCTACGGGGTGATGGAAATCATGACCCATCCCGGCTACTGTGATCAAGAGCTTTTGGAGATAAGCACTTATACCCATTTTCGCGAAAAAGAACTGGAGATACTGACGAACCCCTTTTTACGCGGTGTTCTTGAGGAAAAGGATATTGTGCTGGTGAGTTTTAACGACCTGAAAACCGAGAAGGGGAGCCTATGA